The nucleotide window TCTTTGCTCGCACATGTCCTCGCTCAGTATTCACGGTGATATACCCATCGTTATCCCTTTCTGAGACACTCAAGACAGGAGTGTGCGATTGGACGTTCAGTTTGCCGGTGTTCATAACAAGCTCCAGCATGGCGTGAACGAATTTGTAAGGCCAACTAAAATATAACTCAATGAGCAAACAGCTTGATTATATATAGAGGCCGTTGAATACCACTTACACTTGTCCTGAGGGATGTACCACAGCCCCGATACAGCCTTTCATCTGCGTAAACTCTTCGGCCTCTTTCGGGTCTTCAATCAATCGGCACTCCTTGATAATGTCGCCATTCTCCCCATGGTCCTTCTTCATATGCTCATACGCTCCCCTCAGCCTTGTCCACGCCTCCTCTGACATGGCCGCATCAAAAGTCTCGCCAAGCTTGAAACATACTTTTTGCGCGATACCTTCCTCGTTGAGCACCTTGTCAAACGCTGTCAGGTGGGCGGCTTCGTGTTGGATGACCTTGAGGGCTCCATCGGGGCCGAAGCGGGCAGACCAAGTTGGATAGCGAGAGTAGAAATGAGGCCTAAGCTGCCCTCCTGCAACATTTGATTTAGTATCGGAATTTGCTTCAATGCTCTTGTTGAGAAACTCACCATTTCGACCAGTAGCACCTCCACAAATGTCTCTAGCCTCAAGAACAAGCATGTTTGGGGTTTGCCCGTTTTGAGTGAACTGCGCACGCCGTCAGCATGTTTTGTGAAATAGGATCTCAGAGTTGCTCACCTTGTGTATCCAATAGGCCATCGTTGCTCCAGTGTAGCCACTGCCAACGATCACTACATCTACCTCGGATGGAAGTTCGGGGGTCGAACGATGATTCCTGTAAGGCGACTCGGCTCCTTCAATCCAGAAGGACTTGGTGGGATTATCTATAGGCAACACCATGATGCGCGTTGGTTATTGAAATGAGAATTGACCCAGGTAATGGTGTGGTATATGTATAAGAAGCAAGAGATGCACAACGACGAAAGGAGCTCCTTTATGATGGTGGTCTGACCTGAATATTCCTGGATCTCTGTCGctgagctgctgctgactTGCCGTGCTTCGACCGAAGAAACTACGAGGTAAGTGGGAACTGCCGGCTCATTCCGTATCATGACGGATCTCGGGGATACATCCATCGGATAAGTGCATGGTAAAAGTTCGGTGTTTTGTTTTATAATCCCCGATTGGTTTGAGGGTATTAAGCGTCGGTAAACACGATGTGTTTAGCAAGAACATCGAGACAAGTGTCTACTGTATTTGCCCGATAGAGTAATAGATGCGTGGCGCAACAGCAAATGATAGACGCAAGATAAACGACGGCCGAGCCGAGCGACGCTAAGATACTTTCCTTATATGCCCCCTCCCGCTTCGCAACCAGCGCTTATCTCTTCCGAGGAGCTCAAGTCCCGATCACATGCAAATCGATCGGTCATCTCCTGCAGCCTTTTCATCTTTATTTCATATACCACCTCGTCCCGCCAGTCAGCAGCCACCACATCTTTTCAGGACGCTCTATACTCCAATAGCACGCAGTATTCCTTCGTCCCAATAGTCGCTTCCCAAGCTCAATCGGTCCCACTTCAGAATGCCTTCCATCAATTCCACGCCCGTCCCAGTGGACTTTACCAAATACTTCAGCAAGGAAACAACCAGTAGGAAGAGGTCGCAGTTGAAGGAGCTTCGACCGTTTTTCGAGATCCCGGGTATGATCAGCGTGAGTTCCCCGTCTTTTTCGACTTAGCTGAATACTCAATCATCTTGACATCTTAGTTTGGAGTTGGCATCCCCCATCCCTCGACATGGCCAGTCAACGGTATGACGCTTTCTGTACCATTCGCAGGCAAATCAGTCTTTGTCCCGGGCTACAACAGTAAGCCATGCTAACTATTCCACTCTTGAGATTGGTCATTTACGTTCATTCGCAGGCCGGTCACCTGAAGACATGCTTCCACTCGCGCCTTATCAAGAGCCTTCAAAAAATGAATCCCTTCGTCCCGATCTTACTGAAGAGCTCCAATACAGCTCAACTTATGGTACCAAGCACCTTCTCAGCTGGATTAAGGAGCACATCGAACGAGTCCATGCGCCTCCTTATGAGGACTGGATCAACCTCCTTACTGCGGGAAACACTGATGGAGTCGATGCGGTGATGCGAGCTTGTTTCGACCGGGGCGATTACATGCTGGTTGAAGAATTCGGTGAGCGGCACTTCAAATTCGCACATTCTGACTCTCTACGTCCGTGCTGATGTGACTGATTAGCGTACCCTGGATTACTTAGCCCTGCAGCGACTTTGGGCATCAAGTGCTTGGGTGTCCCTCTTGATTCGGAAGGTGTTGATCCAAGCGCTCTGGATGAGATCCTCGCAAACTGGAATGAAACAGAAAGAGGAGGCCCTAGGCCGAAGATGCTCGTCATGGTACCGTGAGTTTTATTATATCACCTGTTCGCACCAAGGTTGAGCTAACTTGACCCAACAGCACATGCTCAAACCCTGCTGGTGTGACGATACCTGCTCATCGCAAACAAGAGATCTATGCGATCTGTCGAAAATGGGACCTGCTCATCTGCGAGGACGACCCATGTGCGTGTTGACTTTATAACTGAACTCACGCCATCACGCTGACATGGTCAATATCTAGACTGCTTCTTGCAAATCAGGCCGAATGGTGCTGATAGCCCTATTGTTCCCAGCTTCTTGTCGCTTGATACCGACGGTCGAGTTATCCGAGTTGATAGCTTTTCTAAAATCGTAGCGCCAGGTAGTCGGCTAGGCTTCGTTACGGGTCACAAGGTCATTGTGGAAAAGATTATGAATACGCGAGAAAGCTCAACCGTAAGTCAGAACCAGCCATGGTAGCACGTCAAAGCTGAAAGCGATTGTTTTTATCTGTTTAGCAATGCCCATCTGGTTTTTCTATCGCTGCTATCGCTGCTATTCTCCGAGCTTGGGGTGGTCACGAGGGTTTCGAGCGAAAATACATTCCTCACATCTCAGGTAAATATCTCACACATCTAGACCTCACGAGTGGCTACTAATGCCGAATAAAATGAATAGACATTTACTCCAAAAGGTGCCTGTCCATTATTGACCTCCTCAAGAAGTACGTCCCTCCAAGCACCATCGAGATCCCCAAGCCCGCCGGGGGCATGTTCCTCTGGGTCCGTCTCAGGATCGAGTCCCACccatctttcccttctcaaGATCCCGAAACGATCTCCAAGCAAGTTTTCCAAGCAATGATCGATGAGAAAGTCTTGATGGCTCCCTCCGAGTTCTTCAAAGCGCCCTCGACGTCGGTTTGGACGCCGgagcaagaagcaaaaAGGATCTTTGTCAGGATTAGCTTTTCGTTACCTCCgcaggatgagatggaagaaggtgcgaagaggatgggaagggcTTTGGCGAGGGAGTGGGGTCTGGAGCAAGCTTGATAATAAATTAGTATTGTTCATATTTCATGGATGGTTCTTTCGGTCTTTCGCCATAGAGCATTCATCCTGCCGTTCTTCCCACGCAGTCATGCGTAGCTATCTGACAAACAACTTGCAATTTCATTTTGCAAAGGCCACCCGTTCGGCCCGGCAGTGACAAGATTGGACTACCCCATCATCTAATGAACATCACAATGTAGTTAACCGTTCACAACATATTCCGCCCCCCAAAGATAGTATAAGCGAACGGAAGTTTGAAAAGCTGCAGATGAGAAACAACAGACGTAAGACTACATATTTACATAACAACGGCTTAATAACCCTTAGCAGGATCTACGACATTGATAGGAGATAAACCCTGCTTCAATCGATCGCCTTGCGCAAGCAGCACATCAGCACCACTATCAAAATACCCCTCAAAGCTCCCACTTGTATGCGGAGTCACGATAACGCTTGGATGGGTGAAGAGCGGGTGTCCAGAGGGAAGAGGTTCTGGATCGGTCACGTCGAGTACAGCGCCGAAAAGGCCTCCCTCTGCGTCCAATGCAGCAAGGATATCCTCTATTAGATGATACAATGCCATTAGCACTGATTTTATTCGGAGTCAATAAATGTTTACCAGAGCGTATCAGATCCCCACGACCGATATTAACAAACACAGCCCCCTCGGGCAATGAACCTAAAGTGTCTTAGCATGAGTATCATATGTAATACAAAGAGACATACGTAGATGAAATTCGGTCAACATGTAGGTCGTCTGCGGTGTGGAGGGCAGACTGGCTACGAGAACGTCACAATGAGACAGAAATTCCTTGAAAGACTCTGGATCAGTTGTAGAGTAGTATTGGCTGGGTATCGAGCCTTTGTGAGCGCTCATCAGCGACGACATGACATAATATGATAAGTCAAATGAAAAGGGAATCctaccatcttcatctcctgtGCCGGGCAGTCGAAACTGGGGATACCATTAGAGCTACATCATGCGGCAGTGAAAGTGTTAAATCAACTCACCCCCTCTTCTGGTCGTTTATCCCCCTTGGAATTTGCAGCAATCACATTGCAGTTAAAGGCCTTGAATAGTCGTGCCGTTTCACGAGCAATGTGCCCATATCCCTGTTACCTTTCAGTTTTTGCAGTTGATGTGTACTGCATCCAGCTTTAAACATACCAACATTCCGACAGTCTTGCCATACAAACAACGGTTACCGGGATGCGTCTGACCTGCAGCACCAGCATATTGCAAAACCTGGTCTCTTGAAGGCCATTCTGCGTTGGTTCGGGAGAGATGAAATTGTACTTGAAGTTTCATGTACACTGAACCCTTTCAGCGCTGTACATAAGGTAATCCACACCTTACAGTTTATCACATTGCAGATAATGTATTGCGGGATAGACAGAGTGTGGATGCCTGAAGAAAAATCGCGTGAGTCATGTGCATTATACTTACCATGGGAGGAAAATCGCACGAACCGGAGGATGAGCACACggcaatcttcttcttggcctccTCTGACTGCATCAACTCCGTCCCGAGAAAATTATTGGCTCCAGCTGAAGAATGAATAGTCAGTCTGCCTACAGAAAAGTATGACAGCAATGGCCAGGTGTCGCACCTGATGATAGTTGCACTATTCTCGTCCGTGGGATTTGACTAATCGTCTTGATATCCTTGGGCAGACCCAGCCAGCTCGTGTACCATATATCCGCCAACGCAAGATGTTCCTCTGGTACTTTTCCATCTGGGTGGTAGAATACGTTCTTGAACAAGCGCCTCACCTCCGCGAGCTTCCACTGGGAGAGAGTTACAGTGATGACTACACTTTCAAAAGAGTCGTTCGACATGCTCTTTGGTGCTTTGGTGGTGGGGTGTTGCCAAAGAAGGGATACTTGGGGGGATTCAGTCTATGTACTACACACAAATTGTCATGCATCTATTTTCAATGTCTAACAAATCGCATCATGTCATGGGTCACGAAACAGATCAACGAATCGCGAATCTACCTCAGCTGGATGAACTTGACTAGACGGCCGACGAAGTCGCTGAGGAGATAAGGCGATTCCGGGCCGACCTTATCTTCGGATTTTACTTATTACCCGGCGCTTTTTACTTGTTACCCGTCGCTTCGTCCGTCGCTTGTCCATGTTTGGATAAAACGCCGTTCTGGCTCCTGATGCGAACTCTAGCTGATCATTGGTTACATTGCTTATTCCCGAAGGTCACATGTACAGAGACAAATATCACGTTGCGAAATGATTACGCACTAGTCCTACACAGCACAACGCATAACATGATGGTTTCAAGGCAGAAGTTATTACTCACTATTGTTATAAACGAAAGCTATTACTATTAGTGGCTATGGTGTTTATGGTTTCATGACAATCTTATATCATAGCCGTCGCTTGAGACAATGAATCTGAATCTGAGATGATGCATCGGCTAATCAGCAGGTAGACATTTGTCTGAGCGGCTGTCCTCAAACCTCACTCAGCTTATCGGCATATTGCGAGATACGTACAAGATAAGATCATCTGCCAGAGACGAATACTCTGAATGACTATGTGCGATTCATAACTGTCGCTGGCCTATATCAATAACCAATTAATTGtcttgtttcttcttcttctttcgatCAATCGAATCGAAATCAATTGAAATCATCCCGTCATGGCTGTCCCGATCAGCAACGTCGACCGAATAGATGAGAAAGAACTCGGGGCTAAAATAGATGTGGCCGATGTTCACTATGAGCCATCTATTGCTGAGGAACCCAACCTCGGAGAAGAGATCGATCAGACCTACCTCAATGCTTCCAAGGCCATTCGGTTCTACAGAGGAACCTTGTTCCAAATGATCCTTTTTGGAGCGTAAGTCTTCTTAAGTCTTTATCATTAGTAGGCTTCACTGACACACAAATCTTATTAGATTATCCTTCGTCGGTCCTGCAATGTCTGATGCCATTTCCAACttgggtggtggtggtctATCCACAGCCTACCTTGCCAACCTTGCTACCTGCGTCAATTACGCTGCGTCGTGCGCTATGACTCTGGTCGGTGGTCCACTTATCAACAAAATCGGAATCAAATGGTCATGTATTATTGCCGCTATCGCCTTTCCTCTTAGTGGTTCAGGTTACTATGTTCGAGCACGGTTCCAGGTTGATTGGTATTTGATCTTTGCCAAGGTATGTCCTGTCGTAATGGCCCGGAATTGAACGTTATCTTACTCATGACCGGTGATAGACAGTTAGTGGTATTACCAGTGGCTTCCTGTATGTCGCCGAGACTACTGCTATGTTGTCGTACCCTCATTTGCACGAACGAGGCCTTTACCTTGGTGAGTGGACTTTGGATTTGGACAAGTCTTGATCCTCTGAAGCTGATATCTCAATAGGTATCTGGTCTGCCATGAGGAATTCTGGCAGCGTCATCGGAGGTGCCATCAATTTTGCGACCAACTATAGCTCTTCAAGTGCCGGTGGCATCTCCTGGTCTACTTACCTTATTTTTGTCGGCTTTGGTGAGTTGTAAGCAGAATTAACCGATCTTGATGCTGATAAACCGACTTCCAGAGGTATCCGGTTTCATCTTTGCCTTCCTTCTGAGCCCTACAAAGAAGGTTCGAAGGAGCGACGGTTCGCCTGTCCCCTATTCACGCGACATGACTTGGAAGAGTGAATTCACCGCGTTGTACAAACACGCTTTGAACAAGAGAGTAAGTCCTTTCGGACTGCATGCAACCGAAGCTTATAACGCCGACACTCGTTTTGCAGACCTGGCTGGTTTTTATTCCCGCCTTCTATTCATTCTTCTACGGTGGGGTTTACGGGACCTACCTCACCAATCACTTCTCTACCCGAGCTCGTGCGCTGTCAAGTCTCATCGTTCGTACGTTGCAACAAGCTTGCCTGGTGCCGTGTAATGTTAGTGCTGACACGTCATAGCATGTTGCACGATCCTTATGGTCACCGTCTACGGACGACTGCTTGACAATAAGAAATGGAAACAGCGCACAAGGGCTTGGATAGCTCTCGCATTCTGGGCCGTCCCTCAGGCCGCTTGCCTTGTCTGGACCGGTGTCATCTTCGGCAAGTATGGCAACGAAAGAACAGCTTTCGATTATAATCTGTAAGTCTCGCTTACAGCTTGTACATCGATCATGACATTGACTCATACttttcccctcttctcaGTAATACTAGGGAGTGGGCTACAGCGTACTTCCCAtatttcttcatctttacTACCGGATACTGGACCCAGCTGAGCATCTACTGGATCCTCGGCACCTTCTCGGCAGACGTCAAATCATCGGCTCGTACAGGAGGTTTGTTCCGATGTTTCGAGACTCTCGGTCAAGCCATCGCATACGGTATCAACAGTCATGTCGGCGACGCCAGAATCCCATTCTACATTCAGTGCGCCCTCTGGGCTCTGGCTGTGCCTTGTATGATTGCCCTCATTCGGCTGGTTCCCGAGACTCCGGCTTggaatgatgatgtggtggatggaaaggttgagCAGGCGCTGAGGAAGACAGAGAATTTGGAAGTCTGAGTGTGGAAATTTGAAACGAGCTTCGAGAAGTTGCAAAAGCGGTTGTAACGGTTCTGCCTAATGATTTGTCGAACATTTTGTAGTATTCATAGGGTTGTAAGATATATGCTTAACTTTTGTCAATAGCATGTAGCAAGGAATCatgagatgatgataagGGGTCATTGTAACGATGGTCAGATCAAAACAAATATGTAGTGGCCGATGACACAACTATGAGGGTACTTTCGTTCAAtaatttcttcttcattgacATGATATATCAACGTTAAATTTAATTAACTAATCATCGGTGGAGGACGAGTGGAGGTTCTGCCGGTCCTACAATCGAACAAGTCCGACTCGAGTCTACATCAACGTTTTTGTAACGAAATATTATTATTGTTTCCATTCCTCATTTCTTGTTCGACTGGAGCACGACCTCATTCACCATGATTCCCATGATATTGTACGCCTCAGAAACCGGCAATGCTCAAGATACAGCGGAGCGCGTGGCCCGCGCTTTCAGAGCAAACGGCAGAGCTGTCACCTGTCTCCCAATGGATCAGTTTCCTATTTCAGCTCTTCCACATACCTATCTCCTGATACTCCTCACCTCAACCcacggaagaggagatccACCCCCAGCTATGCTGCCTCTTTGGACGGCTATGTTGCGGTCATCGTTACCGGAGGACATTCTGGAGGATGTTcatttctctctttttGGACTTGGGGATAGCAGTTACGAGCGCTTCTGTTATGCTGGGAAGATGTTGCTGCGAAGGATGGAGCAATTGGGGGCTACGAAGATGGGTGAACCAGCTTGGGGGGATGAGAGGTCACCAAATGGGTAAGCGAAAATGGCTTATTCCTGAAACGAAACTAACTTTGTGTAGTATTGAGGACGCCTTTTTGCCATGGCTCCAGCAAACTTTAGACCTCTATTTGCCTTACCTGCCGTTAATATCTCCAACTTTTAAAACTATCGAATCCACTGTGCTACCTCCGCCGATATACAAGATTTCCCCTGCTTCCACTTCCAAATCCGTGGAACACGACCTATCGTTGGAATACCTTTCGATCTCATCGCCTGTTCCAAATGGCAAACCTGCTCCCGTCCGAGTCGAAGATCAGGCCAGAGATAAAGTATCAACCTCTAGGACCAAACCAGATGATTGGGTCTGGGCTACGTTCAAAAAGAATACTAGAATAACGAGCAAAGATTGGTGGCAAGATGTAAGAGAGATAGAGCTGGAGTTTGACGACCCTGATACGTAAGTGCAGTAACTTGCGGGGAAAGTGACCCTTCGCCCATGTTAAATTTATCTGCCAGGAAACCTTACATTGCCGGATCAATATGCTCCCTACAGCCCCAATCCAGGGAGGATGATGTCAACATGtttttggagatgatggagctTACCTCGCAAGCGGATGAAGTCGTTACTATCGAGTCCCTTCTTGATGGTGCGTTCCCGACTTCTTTGATTACCCCCTAACCAGCTGCTgaccttttttttgctttcaGAGCaaccccttccttcccatcttccaccAGCTGGGACGCCAACGACTTTACGTTCGTTGCTAACAAATCATCTCGACATACGGTATTCTCCTCGTAAAAGCTTTTTCGAGTGGTTACGGCGTCTTAGCACGAACGAAATGGAGAGGGAGCGTCTCGACGAATTTATAGCTGATCCAGTGAGTCTTCCACTCAAATGCTCATGGCAAGCTGACAAGAAGAATTTTTCCAGGATGAAATACATACATACGCGACTAGACCATCGCGCACGATAGTTGAGACACTAGCCGACTTTAGATTCACCCGGATACCCATATCACATATTTTGGAGAtactccctcctcttcgaaGACGACAATTCTCAATTGCAAGCTCATGGGAAGTGAGTGCCCCAACGTTTGGAGATTGGCATCATGCTCACACTCTAATCCTCTTTTCTTAGGATCATCCGGGCAAAGTTCAGCTGCTAGTCGCTTTGATCGAGTACAAAACTAATCTAAAAATCCCAAGGAAAGGTCTTTGTTCATCATGGCTCAACGGACTCCCTGTGGGTGCGTTCCATCATGCTTATCTCAAACCCTTACTTAATCCAGTGAAAATTAATGAGTTCTTTGCACTCAGGTACGCGCATCCCAATACACATCGCTTCACCAACTCtgttccttcctcaagATCCTGAGGTACCCATCATTCTTGTCGGTCCGGGGACGGGTGTTGCGCCTATGAGGGCTTTCGTAGAGATCCGAGTCAGGCAAGGTGCTGCCAAAAGTGAGTgttttcctcttttccaccTTCATAGTGAAAGAATCTCACTGACGAATCGAATCCATCTCTCctatttcttcttttcaaacAGATACTTCCCTTTATTTTGGATGTCGATCGTCTACCACAGATTATTTTTTCGAATCCGAATGGCACGGGTACCGCGAAAAGGGCGTCAAAATCCAGGTCGCGGCGAGTAGAGACCAGGAAGAAAGGATTTACGTGCAGCATTTGATAAAGAGGGATAAAGAGTATGTAAAGGAGTGGATTGTAGATAAGAAAGGCTGGCTGTTCATCTCTGGGTCAGTTCCCTTCGCTCATCAGTTGTGTAAAAGAAGTTTCGAAGGAGGGATTGCTGACTGTTACTTTTGGTCTGGATTGGGAACAAAATAGGTCATCTAATGCAATGCCCCGCGAAGTGAGAGAGGCTGTGGCGTGGTGTATTTCCAAAGAAGGTGCAGGAGATatgacagaagaagaatcaaAGGCGTATGTGGAACAAATGTTTGAGGATAAGCGAGGTGGCGAAGAGAGTTGGTAGATACAGCAGATCCGCCGGTGGGTAACGCAAAAGGGCAAggcaagaagcaagaagtACCATCCATAGTGCAAATCATTTGAATGGTCTGAACTATACACTATTATGCATGCAGTATGTCACTGAACTACTAACTAAGAATAACCAGTAAGTAAATCAGGCTCCAGGCCTGGACAGCATCTAATGTTTCCTATCATCTATTTACTCGTTACTTCATAACCCCCATCATGCACGTCGCACCCAAAACAAACAGGCAACCTTTTAAATCTGCCAAATAACCCAGCTGCCCTCCGATGGGGATGTTATCTTAAAGTACCACTGGGGCCGAATTCCTCCAAAGACATGTCAATTATAAA belongs to Cryptococcus neoformans var. grubii H99 chromosome 7, complete sequence and includes:
- a CDS encoding FAD dependent oxidoreductase; this translates as MVLPIDNPTKSFWIEGAESPYRNHRSTPELPSEVDVVIVGSGYTGATMAYWIHKFTQNGQTPNMLVLEARDICGGATGRNGGQLRPHFYSRYPTWSARFGPDGALKVIQHEAAHLTAFDKVLNEEGIAQKVCFKLGETFDAAMSEEAWTRLRGAYEHMKKDHGENGDIIKECRLIEDPKEAEEFTQMKGCIGAVVHPSGQVWPYKFVHAMLELVMNTGKLNVQSHTPVLSVSERDNDGYITVNTERGHVRAKTVIHATNRWASHLLPEFKNLIFPGRGTIAAIKAPEGFVKHTGAQHWDSIINNYHLQLPPPFNTIILGGAKPLTVHDPKQYVNNDREDLQFAGVPDFYQGWPQRDVVGWQGKDPADLEKTVEEGGIWTGVYSASIDSFPFVGPVPGKPGQFVAAGFAGHGMPRILGSTAHLTPIVLSELGIQYQTPTTANIFPPLPEPFFATPERMEKLQTVNALAKFQEEIDEGLLSSKKPFAGPVPQIVTT
- a CDS encoding NADPH-ferrihemoprotein reductase, which gives rise to MIPMILYASETGNAQDTAERVARAFRANGRAVTCLPMDQFPISALPHTYLLILLTSTHGRGDPPPAMLPLWTAMLRSSLPEDILEDVHFSLFGLGDSSYERFCYAGKMLLRRMEQLGATKMGEPAWGDERSPNGIEDAFLPWLQQTLDLYLPYLPLISPTFKTIESTVLPPPIYKISPASTSKSVEHDLSLEYLSISSPVPNGKPAPVRVEDQARDKVSTSRTKPDDWVWATFKKNTRITSKDWWQDVREIELEFDDPDTKPYIAGSICSLQPQSREDDVNMFLEMMELTSQADEVVTIESLLDEQPLPSHLPPAGTPTTLRSLLTNHLDIRYSPRKSFFEWLRRLSTNEMERERLDEFIADPDEIHTYATRPSRTIVETLADFRFTRIPISHILEILPPLRRRQFSIASSWEDHPGKVQLLVALIEYKTNLKIPRKGLCSSWLNGLPVGTRIPIHIASPTLFLPQDPEVPIILVGPGTGVAPMRAFVEIRVRQGAAKNTSLYFGCRSSTTDYFFESEWHGYREKGVKIQVAASRDQEERIYVQHLIKRDKEYVKEWIVDKKGWLFISGSSNAMPREVREAVAWCISKEGAGDMTEEESKAYVEQMFEDKRGGEESW
- a CDS encoding oxidoreductase, with protein sequence MSNDSFESVVITVTLSQWKLAEVRRLFKNVFYHPDGKVPEEHLALADIWYTSWLGLPKDIKTISQIPRTRIVQLSSAGANNFLGTELMQSEEAKKKIAVCSSSGIHTLSIPQYIICNVINLYMKLQVQFHLSRTNAEWPSRDQVLQYAGAAGQTHPGNRCLYGKTVGMLGYGHIARETARLFKAFNCNVIAANSKGDKRPEEGFRLPGTGDEDGSIPSQYYSTTDPESFKEFLSHCDVLVASLPSTPQTTYMLTEFHLRSLPEGAVFVNIGRGDLIRSEDILAALDAEGGLFGAVLDVTDPEPLPSGHPLFTHPSVIVTPHTSGSFEGYFDSGADVLLAQGDRLKQGLSPINVVDPAKGY
- a CDS encoding membrane protein, with translation MAVPISNVDRIDEKELGAKIDVADVHYEPSIAEEPNLGEEIDQTYLNASKAIRFYRGTLFQMILFGALSFVGPAMSDAISNLGGGGLSTAYLANLATCVNYAASCAMTLVGGPLINKIGIKWSCIIAAIAFPLSGSGYYVRARFQVDWYLIFAKTVSGITSGFLYVAETTAMLSYPHLHERGLYLGIWSAMRNSGSVIGGAINFATNYSSSSAGGISWSTYLIFVGFEVSGFIFAFLLSPTKKVRRSDGSPVPYSRDMTWKSEFTALYKHALNKRTWLVFIPAFYSFFYGGVYGTYLTNHFSTRARALSSLIVPCCTILMVTVYGRLLDNKKWKQRTRAWIALAFWAVPQAACLVWTGVIFGKYGNERTAFDYNLNTREWATAYFPYFFIFTTGYWTQLSIYWILGTFSADVKSSARTGGLFRCFETLGQAIAYGINSHVGDARIPFYIQCALWALAVPCMIALIRLVPETPAWNDDVVDGKVEQALRKTENLEV
- a CDS encoding aromatic amino acid aminotransferase I is translated as MPSINSTPVPVDFTKYFSKETTSRKRSQLKELRPFFEIPGMISFGVGIPHPSTWPVNGMTLSVPFAGKSVFVPGYNSRSPEDMLPLAPYQEPSKNESLRPDLTEELQYSSTYGTKHLLSWIKEHIERVHAPPYEDWINLLTAGNTDGVDAVMRACFDRGDYMLVEEFAYPGLLSPAATLGIKCLGVPLDSEGVDPSALDEILANWNETERGGPRPKMLVMVPTCSNPAGVTIPAHRKQEIYAICRKWDLLICEDDPYCFLQIRPNGADSPIVPSFLSLDTDGRVIRVDSFSKIVAPGSRLGFVTGHKVIVEKIMNTRESSTQCPSGFSIAAIAAILRAWGGHEGFERKYIPHISDIYSKRCLSIIDLLKKYVPPSTIEIPKPAGGMFLWVRLRIESHPSFPSQDPETISKQVFQAMIDEKVLMAPSEFFKAPSTSVWTPEQEAKRIFVRISFSLPPQDEMEEGAKRMGRALAREWGLEQA